The Bosea sp. 685 DNA window GGTCGACAAGGCCGCTAGCCGCAGAACGTTCAATTCGGCCAGGCACTGTTCGGGATCTTGTTCGTTCTTCACGATCGGTTCAGCAAATCGGCACGTCTCAGAGAGCGCCCTGAAGCCAAGCATTCCAGTCGTGGACGCCAAACGGTGCACTCGCGATGCGAGCGACAAGCTTTGGGTCGGATCCATCTTAAAGGGCTGTTCGAGCTCGAGCTTGAGCATCGTCATGAAGCGCAAAGCCGTGGTCCGGGATATCATGCCAGCGAGCTTCTCAAAGACCGCACTATCGAAAAGAGGTCTTTCGATTTTGTCGTCTCCTCGACCGGGTGTCGCATGCGGCATGACCGTTCTGGTCGCCGATGTCAGAGACGATCTGAGCTCGTCGAGATCGATTGGTTTGCAAATCCAGGCGTTGATCCCGCATTCTTCAAATACCGGCTCCATCTCAGGGAGCACATTGGCCGTCAATGCAATGATCGGGACATGCGATTGCTCTGCCGGCAATCCTCTGATGCGCTTCGTCGCTTCGATACCGTCCATCACCGGCATCCTGATATCCATGAGTACGACGTCGTAAACCGTGTGCGAGACGGCATCGACCGCCGATGCACCGTTGTCCACCACGTCAACCGTGTGCCCCATGGAATGCAGGAGATGCACCGCCAGTTCCTGGTTCATCGCGATGTCCTCTGCCAGCAGAATATGCAGGCTTCGCTGGAACGCATCGAGAGCGGTCGCCGGCGACGTCGCTTCAACCGGTTGAGTCGATCGGTCGATGGGAAGGTCAATTGCAAACGAAAAAGTCGAACCAATGCCTGGCTGGCTCTCCACCGAAATCGAGCCCCCCATCAGCTCGACCAGACTTTGACTGATGGCGAGGCCCAGCCCGGTGCCGCCATAGTCTCGTGAAGTGGAGCTGTCGACCTGGCTGAATCTCTTGAACAGGCGATCCATCTTATCGGCCGGAATACCGATTCCGGTGTCGGTAACGCCAAAGTGAAGCGTTGAAACGGCATCGCCCTCTGACGTCGAAAACACACTGATGACGACACGCCCTCGCGCCGTGAATTTCACGGCGTTGGCAATCAGGTTGGTCAAGATCTGTTTCAGCCGATTGTCATCGCCCACAACCCGGCCTGGCAGATCGGGATCACAATCCACGACAAGCTCGATGCCCTTGTCATCGGCCTGCCGCATCAGAAGCTCGGCGGTCGCCCTGACCATTTCCGCAGGCGCGAAGCCTCGCGGATCGAGCTCAATGCCGTTGGCCTCAATGCTGGAAACATCGAGAACGTCATTCACGATCGAAAGCAGCATCTCACTGGCATTTACGATGATCTGCGCTTGGCGAGCTTCGGGAGTTTCGCGCAGCGCAGCGCTTTGGGAGAGTAAGCGCGCAAATCCAAGGATGCTGTTGAGCGGTGTGCGCAGCTCATGGCTCATGGACGCCAAGAATGTTGACTTGGCGCGTGCTGCGGCCTCCGCTCCGTCTCTCGCCTCTCTCAGCTCCTGCTGCTGCTGATGGCGTTCCGTAACGTCGCGTATGACGGCGATGATGTTCGGACATTCGCTCTCATCTGCCTTGAGGAGTGTATAAGCGGTTTCGACCCAAATCCATCGTCCATCCCGGTGTCGCAGCCGGTGAACGCTCGTCACAGTTGGATTGGAGGGACCCAGGCTGCGCCTCAGCTTCAACAAACCGTCCGCATCATCCGCATGAACGAAGTCCTCCCGCCGCATGGTGACGAATTCGTCCGGGGAATATCCGAGCAGTTGCCGGACCGATGGCGATGCATAGATCCTTTTGTCATCCTGATTACGAACCAAGACGATCACATCGCTTGTGTTTTCAGCCAGAAGGCGGAAGAGGGCCTCGTTTTCCCTCAGTTCATGCTCCAGCTTCTTTTGTAAGGTGATATCCCGATAGGTGCGGATCGCGCCAGTGACCCCAAAGGCCTTGGTTCTGATCTCGAGAACAGTTCCGTTGGGGCGCGATCGCTCGTATTTTGATTTGATGCCGTCCTTCAAGACCGGCATGAGTGCGGCGTCAACATCAGAACTGTTTGCGGCAAACTCACCGCGGGCCGCTTGAAAATCGAGGACCGCCTGAGCAGTCGGCCGAGACCTGATGAATTCGGCTGGCAATCCGAGCAGCTCAACTGCCCGGTCGTTGCAGATTTCGATGTGCTTGTCGGAGCCGACGACGATCAGACCATCATCCATGTTTGCGAGAGTTGCGAAAAGGAGGCGGCGCTGTCGATCAGCGTCTCGCGCTTTATGGGCCAGCAATGTGCCCAACAAGCCCGTAACGCAACAAAGGGCAGCGGTGCGTATGAGACCAGCGCGGGTGTTTTCCCACCAAGGGCGCATGATCTCGGACGTCGACGCAGCAACGGCGATCACAAGAGGATAAGTTGACAGCTTCTCGTAGCTATTGATTCGGGATACACCATCAGTTGACGACGTAATCTCGCCGGTACCAATCGGGCCTTTCGGAAGAAGATCCTTGAATATGCCGCCCTGGCTGAGGTCACGCCCCATATTCGCGACCGAGAACGGGCGCCGAGCAAGGAGCGTTGCATCGCTCGAAGCCAGAAGTATCGCCCCGTCGCTTCCAATATTAAATCCGTCAAAGAATTTTTGTAGAAAATCGACCCGAATTGCCGCAACGGCAACGCCAATGAAATTTCCGTCATAGCTTTCTAGGCGCCGAGAGACGGGTATTATCCATTCTGAATCCAATAAACTTTGAATCGGAGCGCCAATATTCAATGATACATCAGATTTATCTCTGTGAGATTTGAAATAATCGCGATCTGATATGTCTATATTTAAATCCTTACTTGTTAATATTACACTTTTGCCTTTGTCGTCAAAAATCGCAAACCCCTGAGTTTGGGGCATTTTTTTGGAAAAAATACGAAGGAAATTGCTTACCTCTAAAGAGTGCGAATTATCGCCTCTGAATTCGATATATTCGTCGGCCGCCGTTGAAAGTATACTATCGACTAATTGAATGGTCGTCTCGGCTTGGCGCGCTACCGATCGAGTAATATTTTCTACATCCTTGCGGCCATCATTGAAGGCTTCTTGCCGCAGAATCGACAGCCTCCACGCTTCGTGCCCAATCAGCGCAAGACAAACGAGTCCGACAAAGGCAGAAATCGCAATGCTGGTCGATACGTCCCGGCGAACGCCGAAAACAGAGTAGCTGAATGCAGGCACGCCTCGGCTCCTTGTCCTCTGGACAGGAACGGTGCCAGCTAGTGCTTAACGAATAGGCTTGTGGATTGAGAGCGGTGTTCCAACGGCAGGCAGAGAAGTCCCGCGCCGCTCGGGCTTAAGCTTAGAGCATTTTCGAGCGAAGTGGACACCGGTTCGCGTGAAGAAAACGCGTTAAAACAAGGGGCTAGAGCCATTGAACGATCCAACTGGATCGGACACTGCTCTAGATAGCCCCGATCAGCTCAGCAGGATCGTGCGGATCTCCTGCCAGCTCTCGGCATCGGGCGCGCAGAGCAGGCCGAGCGTCGGTTGGGCCGGCCGATAGGGCTGCCCGTCCAGCATGCGGACATGGCCGCCGGCCTCGGCATAGATCAGCGACCCCGGCGCGTGATCCCAGGGGCTGAGCCGGCCATAGAGCAGGAAATGGCCATTGCCCGCGGCAGCGAGCCGGTATTCATGGCCGCAGCAGCGCAGCGACGAGACATTGCCGAAGGCCGGCATGTGGCCGGGCAGCTTGCTGCGCAGCGGCTCCGGAAAATACTGCCAGCTCATCATGCCGGTCATCTCGCGGGGAGCCGCGGCCGGCGCCACCCGCAGGTCGCGGCTCTTGCCGGCGGCGGAGCCGAGCCAGGCGCCCTCGCCGCGCAGCGCCATCGCACTGTCCTCGACGATGGGATCGTGGATCACCGCGGCGACGACCTCGCCTTTGACCAGCACCGCGGCCATGACGGCGAAGAGCGGCAGGTCGGAGGCGTAGTTGAGGGTGCCGTCGATCGGGTCGATGACGACGGCGAGCTCGGCATCGCCGAGACGCTCGACCAGCGCCGGATCGGCCGCGACCGCCTCCTCGCCGATCAGCACGGCGCCTGGAAAGGCCCGGGCGAGCTCGGCGCTGATGAAGCGCTCCGCCGCCTCGTCGGCCTCGGTGACGAGATCGGTCGCGGAGCGCTTCTCGCGGATCTCGCCCTCGGCCAGGTTGCGGAAGCGCGGCATGACCTCGCGGCGGCCGGCCTCGGCGAGGATCCCCGCGAGCGTCTCATGGTCCTGGCGTGTGAAGATCATCGTGGTCCAGTCGGTTAAGCGGCGATCAGTCGAACTCGACGAGGATCGGCTGATGGTCGGAGACCTTGGTCTCGACATCGCAGATGACGGTGCGCGCACGCGCCGCGAGATCGGGCGTCGCCAGCACATAGTCGAGGCAGCTGGGCTCGCCATAGATCTGGTCGAACAGGTTCGCGGTCGGCGGATGCGGCGCCTCGCCCATCACCGACGGCCAGAGGTCGACGAATGGCGGCTCGCCACCCTCGAATGGCGCCAGCAATCGCGCCAGCACGGAATCGTCCGGGCGCATGTTGAAATCGCCAGTCAGCACGGCGCTCGCCGCGCTCGGCGTCATCCGGTAGGTGTGCGGCCCGGCCTCGCGCGGCCTGGCGTGGCGGGCGAGCGCCATGCGATGGGCCTCGCGGATGCCGTCGACCTGCGCGGCGCGTAAGCGCGACGACGAGTATTCGAGATGCGTCGTCATCAGCCGGACCGGGCCGAGCGGGGTCAGCGCCACCGCCTCGATCAGCATGCGCGGCATGTTGCGGGTCTCGGCCGCCTCCCAGGGCAGGAGATGGCGCAGCGCCTGGGCCACTGGATAGCGCGTCAGCAGGAGGTTGCCGAAGCGACTGCGCCCGCCCCTGCCGTCATCGACATCGACGCCGATGCCCTCGATCGCAGTGAAGCCCGGCAACAATTCGGCGAAGCGGGCGAACTGGTCGGTCTCGTCATTGCCGTCGAGCTCGGGGAAATTATCCGCGACCTCCTGCAGGCAGAGCACGTCGAAATCCGCCATCTGCCGGGCATGCGCGACGACGCGCGCCGGATCGACGCGGTTGTCCATGCCGCGGGCCCACTGAATGTTCCAGGTGATCAGCCGCATCTCACTTGATTCCCGTCACTTGATTCCCGCGCGCATGAAGCTCTGCACGAACTGGCGCTGGAACAGCAGGAAGCCGACCAGCAACGGCGCCGAGGTCATCAGCGTCGCCGCGCAGATCACCGCCCAGTCGATGCCCTGATCGCTCGACGAGAAGACCTGGAGGCCGACCGTCAGCGGCCGCGACTCCACCGAATTGGTGACCAGCAGCGGCCAGAGGAAGTTGTTCCAGTGATAGCTCACCGAGACCAGCCCGTAGGCGATATAGGTCGGCTTGGCGAGCGGCACATAGACCTTCATCAGCACCTGAAGCGGGCTCGCGCCCTCGACGCGGGCAGCGTCGTCGAGCTCCTTGGGCACGGTCTTGAAGGTCTGCCGCAGCAGGAAAATGCCGAAGGCCGAGGCGATATAGGGCAAGGCGATGGCCGGGATCGTGTCGATCAGATTGACCCTGGCAAGCGTGCGGTAATTCTCGACGATCAGCGCGTCCGGCATGATCATCAGCTGTGCCAGGATCAGCGCAAACGCGATGTCCCTGCCCCAGAAATCCTGCCGCGCCAGCGCATAGGCCGCCAGCGTCCCCAGCACGAGCTGGAAGGCCAGGATCATGGTGACGAGGATGAAGGTGTTGAGGAAATAGCGGGCGAAGGGCGCGGCTGCCCAGGCGCGGGCGAAGTTGTCCAGCGTCAGCGGCGCGGTCAGCACGAAACGGGTCGTGTATTCGGCTGGATGAATCGCGGCCCAGACGGCATAGGCCAGGGGCAGCACCCAGATCAGAGCGAGCAGGATCGCGCCGGTCGATTCGAGCGTCAGCGCCAGGCCCTTGGGCGCGTAGGGGTCGGGACGGCTGGTGGCCACCGGCTGCGGTCGAGGCGCGCCGCTCATTGATAATGCGTCCTGCGTTCGAGCCAGCCATACTGGACGAAGGCGACCAGCGCGAGCAGCAGCAGGAGCACGCAGGTCAGCGCCGCGGCATAGCTCGTATCCCAGAAGCCGAAGCCGACCTGGTAGATGTAGAACAGCAGCAGCGTCGTCGCATTGTCAGGGCCGCCGCGCGTCATCACGAAGATATGGTCGATCATGCGGAAGGCGTTGATCACCGCGTTGATCAGCACGAACAGCGTCGTCGGCATCAAGAGCGGGAACTGGACACGCCGGAAGAAGGTCCAGCGCGAGGCGCCCTCGATCGCCGCGGCCTCTCCGAGGCTAGGCGGGATCGCCTGCAGCGCCGCGAGGTAGAAGATCATGAAGAAGCCGGCCTCCTTCCAGATCGCAACGATGGTGACGGCGTAGAGCGCGGTGTCCTGCGACCCCAGCCAGTTGGTGCTGCGCCCGCCAAAGGCCGCGACGATCTGCTCGAGCAGCCCGTATTGCGGGGTGAAGAAGAACAGCCAGATATTGGCGACCGCGATCATCGGCAGGATGGTCGGGGTGAAATAGGCCATCCGGACCAAAGTGCGGCCGGCGATCTTGTCGTTGACCCAGACCGCCATCAGCAAAGCGAGCGCGATCGAGGCCGGGATCGTGCCCGTAGCGAACCAGAGATTATTCGCCATCGCCTTCCAGAAGATCGGGTCGGCCAGCATCTGCTGGTAATTGTCGAGCCCGACGAAACGCGCCGGGCGGCGCGCCCGCGGGGTCGACATGAAGCTGTCGACGAAGCTCGCGATCGCGGGCCAATGCGTGAACAGGGCCAGGCAAGCCATGGCCGGCAGCAGCAGCAGCCAGCCATGGATCGTTGCGGTCGCGCGGTTGCTCATCGGCTCAGCGATAGGCCTTCAGGATGCGCTCGGCTTCCGCCTGGGCGTCTGCCATCGCCTGCGCCGGCTGCTTCGTGCCAGTGATGGCCGCCTGCAGGCCGTCATTCAGCGCCTTGGCGACGCGCTGGTTCTCATGGGTCGAGAGCTCGGCGACAGCGGTCGGCAATTGGTCGCGGGCGACGAGGGCTTGCGGGAAATCGGCGACGTATTTCTTCATTGCCTCGGTCTCGTAGGCCGCCGGCGTCACCGCGACATAGCCGGTATCGGCGCTCCATTGCGCGGCCCGCTCTGGCGTGGTGATCCAGCGCACGAATTTGAACGCGGCCTCCTGCTCGGCCGGGCTCGCCTTCTTGGAGAGGTAGAAATTGCCGCCGCCGGTCGGGCTGCCCGGCTTCTTGCCGGCGGGCAGCACGCCGACGCCGAAGGGGAATTTGGCGTTGGCCCTGACATTGGTCAGATTGCCGGTGGTGGTCCACATCATCGCGACCTTCTTCTCGAAGAAGTCGCGCGGCGTGGTGCCCCATTCGACGATGCCGGGCGGGTGAACCTTGTACTTCTGCGCCAGGTCGACCCAGTACTGCAGCGCCTCGACGACGCCGGGATTGGCATAGTCGGTCTTGTCGCCGGCCGCATTGGCGAGAATGGCGCCGGCCTGCGTGGTCAGCCCCTGGAAGAGCCAATAGGGGAAGCCGGAAGACGGGATCTGGATGCCCCATTGGCTGGTGTTGCCGGCAGCATCGCGCTTGGTCAGCTTCTGCGCGAACTCAAGCTGCTGCGCCCAATTGGTCGGCGGCTTCTCGGGATCGAGCCCGGCCTCCTTGAACAGCTCCTTGTTCCAGTAGAGCACCACCGTGGAACGCTGGAACGGAATGCCCCAGGTCTTCCCGCCCGTCTGGCTGTTCTCCATGAAGCCGGGGAAGAAGCCCGACAGCCACTTCTTGTCGTCCTCAGTCTTGATGAAGGGGTCGAAGGGAACGATCGCTTCCTCGTCGATCAGGGTGAACATGTCGGTCGAGAGCAGCACCGAGAGCACCGGCGGCGTGCCGCTCTTATGCGCGGTCAGCGCTTTGACGATGGTCTCCTGATAGGTGCCGGCATAGATCGGCTTGACCTTGATGGTCGGGTTGTCCTTCTCGAATCCGGCAGCATAGCTGTCGATCAGCTTGGTGATCGGCCCGCCCACAGCGACCGGATAGAAGAAGGACAGCTCGGCCGATTGGGCGAGCGCCGGTTGCGCCACCGCAAGCGAGCCGGCCAGGGCCGCGCTGCCGCCGATGAATTCACGCCTGTCCATATCTCGCTTGCCCATCTCTTGTACTCCCCTTTGTACGGCGTCTTGAACGCCTCGGTTGTTCAGTCGTCAGTCGAGGACGAGCCTTTGCTCGGTCTTCAGATCGAACCAGTGCACCGCCGCCTGTGACAGCTTGATGTGCACCCGCTCGCCTGCCGCGGCGCGGACCTTGCCGGGGCGGCGCACGATGAAAGGCTGGCCGTCGATCCGGGTCTCGACCAGCGTGTCGGCGCCGAGATATTCGACCGCCACGACATCGGCGGCGATGCCGGCATCGCTGAGTTCGGTCATCTCGGGCCGGATGCCGACCGCAAGCTGGCCCGGCTCGGCATGGGCCGGGGCTGAGAGATCGGCGCCGCCGCCGCCCGCCAGGACCGAGGCGAGCGGGATGACGTTCATCGGCGGCGTGCCGACGAAGCGCGCGACGAAGATCGTCGCCGGGTTCTCGTAGAGCTGGTCGGGTGGAGCATCCTGTTCGATCCGCCCGTTGCGCATCAGCACGACCTGGTCGGCCATCGTCATCGCCTCGACCTGATCATGCGTGACATAGACCATGGTGATGCCGAGGCGCTGCTGCAGCTCGCGGATCTCGCGCCGCATCTCGACGCGCAATTGTGCGTCGAGATTGGAGAGCGGCTCGTCCATCAGGCAGACCGGGGCTTGCGCGACGATCGCCCGGCCGAGCGCGACGCGCTGCTGCTGGCCGCCGGAGAGCTGCGAGGGCTTGCGCTCGAGCAGGGTGCTGAGCCCCAGGATCGAGGCGGCGCGGGCGAGCCGCTCGTCGCGATCCGCGCGCGAGACCTTGCGCACCCTCAGCCCGAACAGAATGTTCTCCGCCACGGACAGATGCGGAAACAGCGCATAATTCTGGAACACCATGGCGATGCCACGCTGCGAGGGCGCCGCGCGGGTGACGTCGCGCCCGCCAATGGCGATCGACCCGGTGCTGCTGTCCTCCAGCCCCGCGATCAGCCTGAGCGTGGTCGACTTGCCGCAGCCGGACGGGCCGAGCAGTGCCACGAGCTTGCCGCCCGCGACGGTGAAGCTGACGTCATCGACGGCAGCAGTCCCGCCCCAGCTCTTCGAGACGGCTTTGAGTTCTACCGAAACCATCCGCGACCCGGCCCCCAGCAAGGCGTCGTGAGCAGGACGCTTGCCTGCCGGTTACGAGCCGAGGCGCGAGCATGATGCTAAAATTTGTGCGGAGACAAGAGCGTGCCGGCGCAGGCTTGGCCAGCTGTTACGCGCCCGGCTTCGCAAGCCCGACCGAATTGCGCAGGACGAGCTCGAAGGGCAGGATTTTCTGCACGGGAGCGGCCGCCTTGCCCTCGATCAGGTCGATCAGGATCAGCGCGACCTCTTCGCCGGCCCCCCGGATCGACGTCATCGTGGCGGTGAGCGGCGGCGAGAGATCCATGGCGCTGCAGCCCCTGACGCCATCGTCGTGGCAGGCGACGGAGATATCGCGCCCGACCACCAGCCCGTGCTCGGCGAGCGCGCGATAGACGCCGCGTGCCTGAAAGACCGAGCCGCACAGAAAGGCCGTGGGCGGCGCGGGATCGTCCAGCCGCCGCATCGCGGTCTCGTAGCCGGTCGCCTCGGTCATCGAGACGAACTCGATGGCGCCGGGCGGCGGCGCAAGCCCGCGCGCCGCGAAAGCCCGCTCGAAGGCGGCGGCTCTCGCGGCGACATAGCGAAACTGGGCGAGGCCGTTGATCACGACGATGCGGCGATGGCCATAATCGAGGAGCAGGTCCGTCAACCGCTCGAAGGCGTTGTCGTTGTCGGTGTCGACGAAGGAGAAGGGCTCCTGCGCCTGCGTGCGGCCATGCACCACGAAAGGCAGGCGCAAGGCATTGAGCAGGGCGATGCGCGGATCCCTGACCAGGGGGCGGGTGATGATCACGCCATCGACAGATTTGGACGAGGCGAGCTTGCGCAGGACGCTGGCCTCGTCATCCTCGAATGGCGACAGCAGCAGATTGTAGTTGCGCGCGGTGACGGCCGTCGAGATTCCCGCCAGGACATCGACGAAGTTCGTTTCCGGGAGCTGGAGGCGCTGCAGCGGGAAGACCAGGCCGATGGTCTCCGTCCGGCCCGTCGCGAGGCTGCGCGCACGCGCATTGGGACGATAGCCCGCGGCCTCCGCCGCCGCGATCACGCGGCGGCGCGTCGCCTCGGGGATGCCGGGATGCGCGCGCAAAGCGCGGCTGATGGTCGATTGCGAGAGGCCGAGCGCAAACGCCAGGCTCTTCAGATCCGCGGTATCCTGATGCAAGCGCTTGCTTTCCGTCATTGCGAGACCGGGGATCAAGAGGCCGGTCCCCTGCATTTCGCGACGAATCTAGACCGTTACGGCCTCGATTGACAAATGCTATCGGCATTCTAGCATGCAAGCGCTTGCACAATACACTGGTCAACAGTGAAGCTCTGGGAGGAATTCTGATGAGGTTTGCGACGATCGCCCGCTTGGCGCTGCGCCGGCCGCTGCTGGCCGCGACGATTGCGCTCGGCATCCTGTCCTCGGGCGCCGGCGGCGCTCGAGCGGTCGAGATCCAGTACTGGCAATATGTCTTCGACACCCGCGTGCAGGCGATGAGCGAGGTGATCAAGCAATTCGAGACTGAGAATCCGGGGATCACCGTCAAGCAGGTCACCTTTCCCTATGCCGACTATCAGACGCGCCTGATCGCGGCGAAGGCGGCGGGCCGCGGACCCGACGTGATGCAGCTCTTCTATGGCTGGCTGGACACCTTCATCGCCGGCAAGCTGGTGCAGCCCTTGCCGAAGGCCAGCTTCAAGGATGCCGAGATCGAGCGCGACTTCTTCCCGATCGTCTCGGCGATGAAGCGCGGCGGGCAGTATTACGGCCTGCCGACAGCGGTGCGCAGCATGGCGTTGTTCTACAATAAGGACCTGTTCCAGAAGGCGGGGCTCGATCCCGACAAGCCGCCGCAGACGCTGGACGAATTGGTGGCGGCCGCCAAGGCGATCACCAGGCGCGATGCCGCTGGCAATTTCCAGCAAGTCGGCATGGCGCTCGACATCGCGCGGCAGGACCACAATTGGTGGCGCGAGATTCTCGTGCGCCAATATGGCGGCGAATCCTACAGCACTGACGGCAGCAAGGTCGCCTACAACAGCGAGGCCGGCGCCAGATCGCTCGAATTCTACACCGGGCTGCAGAAGCTCCATCGCGTCGGGCAGGAAGGCTTCATGGATGAAGGCCAGGCCGCCTTCCGCGGCGGGCTCGCCGGCATGGTGGTCGACGGCACTTTCCGCATCGCCTCCTACAAGACCATCCAGGGCTTCAAATGGGGCGTCGCCGAGCTGCCGACGCAGGACGGCAAAAGAGCGAATTTCGGCAGCTATTTCGCCAACGCCATCGGCGCTTCGGCGACCGGCGAAAAACTCACTGCCGCCGAGAAGTTCCTGGCTTTCATCTCATCGGAAAAGGCGATGACGATCTGGCTCGAAAAGGTCGGCGAATTGCCCGCCCGCCGCGCGGTGGCGCTGACGGAGGCCAACATCAAGGACCCGATCTACGGCCCGTTCATCCGCGGCCTGGACTATGCCGCGACGCCGCCGATGCTCGACGAGGCGGCCCAGCGCCAGGTCTCGATCGACATGATCAACGCCGTGCTCCTGAAGAATACGCCGATCAGGGAGGCGCTCTCAGCGGCCGCCACGCGCGAGCAGGCCATCCTCGACAAGTTCAAGGGCAAGTAAGGGCCGATCGATCCGCGAGCCAACAGGAGGACCGCGCATGACCGCGCTGCCATCGCCCCGGAGCACCGGCTTCGGCCACCCCTGGGCAAGGTTGTCGATCGCGACGAAGCAGATCGTCTGGGCCTGGACGTTCCTGGCCCTGCCCGTCCTGTTCTTCTCGGCCGTTCGCTTCTACCCGACGCTCCAGGGGTTCTATCTCTCGCTGACCGATTGGGACCTGCTCAACGAAGCCCGCTTCATCGGGCTCGACAATTACCGCAAGCTCTTCGCCGACCCGGTTTTCTGGCAGGTGTTCCGCAACACCTTCGCCTATCTCGTCTTCGGCACGCCGATCGCGATCATCCTGTCCTTCGCCATCGCCTATTATCTCGACCGCGTCACCGTCCTGCACGGGCTGATCCGGGCGCTGTATTTCCTGCCCTATCTGACGACCGCCGCGGCGATGGCCTGGGTCTGGCGCTGGTTCTACCAGCCCCCGCCGATCGGCGTGATCAACAGCATCCTGGGCTCGCTCGGCCTCCCGGCCCAGCCCTTCCTGCGCTCGATCGAGCAGGCCTTGCCGGCGATCATGCTGACCGCGATCTGGGCGCATCTCGGCTTCCAGATCATCATCTTCATGGCGGGCCTGCGCGCCATCCCGACGAGCTATTACGAGGCCGCGCGCATCGACGGGCTGGGCGAAGGCGCAATCCTGCGGCGCATCACCATTCCGCTGCTGAAGCCGACGACGGTGTTCCTGGTCGTGTTCTCGTCGATCGGCTTCCTGCGGATCTTCGACCAGGTCTACAACATGACCAGCAACGATCCCGGCGGGCCGCTGAATTCGACCAAGCCGCTGGTGCTGATGATCTATCAGACCGCCTTTTCCTCCTACCAGATGGGCTATGCCGCGGCGCAGACCGTGGTGCTGTTCGTGATCCTGTTCTCGATCTCGATGGCGCAGCTCTGGATCCTGAGGAGCCGCTGAGATGAAACGAGCGATATCAACGGCTTCCGTTCGCTTGCCATCACCCGCACCGTCATTCCGGACAAGCCGCGCAAGCGGCGCAGCTCCGGAATCCATCGGAGGGCTCCGGAGCTCTACGATGGATTCCGGATCTCCGCTTCGCTGTGTCCGGAATGACGGCGCGGTTGATGGCGAGCTGTCAGAGATCCCTGAGATCGCTTGCTTCATGTCAGGCCAGCCTCTGAGGAGCCGCTGAGATGAGCGCGCAGACCGAGCCCGTGCCGGCCTATGGCTCCTTGCGTCCCGGCCGCATCGTCGCCTGGACGATCCTGTTCCTCGGCGGCGTGGTCATGATCACGCCGCTGCTCTTCATGTTCTCGACCTCGCTGAAAACGGCCGGCCATGTCTATGATCTGCGCCTGATCCCGGACCAGCCGACGCTTGCCAACTACGTCAAGGTGCTGTCCGACGGGCGCTTCATCCGCTGGTTCGCGAACTCGACGCTCATCGCCACGGTCGTCACCCTGTCCTGCCTGTTCTTCGACAGCCTC harbors:
- a CDS encoding ATP-binding protein, producing the protein MPAFSYSVFGVRRDVSTSIAISAFVGLVCLALIGHEAWRLSILRQEAFNDGRKDVENITRSVARQAETTIQLVDSILSTAADEYIEFRGDNSHSLEVSNFLRIFSKKMPQTQGFAIFDDKGKSVILTSKDLNIDISDRDYFKSHRDKSDVSLNIGAPIQSLLDSEWIIPVSRRLESYDGNFIGVAVAAIRVDFLQKFFDGFNIGSDGAILLASSDATLLARRPFSVANMGRDLSQGGIFKDLLPKGPIGTGEITSSTDGVSRINSYEKLSTYPLVIAVAASTSEIMRPWWENTRAGLIRTAALCCVTGLLGTLLAHKARDADRQRRLLFATLANMDDGLIVVGSDKHIEICNDRAVELLGLPAEFIRSRPTAQAVLDFQAARGEFAANSSDVDAALMPVLKDGIKSKYERSRPNGTVLEIRTKAFGVTGAIRTYRDITLQKKLEHELRENEALFRLLAENTSDVIVLVRNQDDKRIYASPSVRQLLGYSPDEFVTMRREDFVHADDADGLLKLRRSLGPSNPTVTSVHRLRHRDGRWIWVETAYTLLKADESECPNIIAVIRDVTERHQQQQELREARDGAEAAARAKSTFLASMSHELRTPLNSILGFARLLSQSAALRETPEARQAQIIVNASEMLLSIVNDVLDVSSIEANGIELDPRGFAPAEMVRATAELLMRQADDKGIELVVDCDPDLPGRVVGDDNRLKQILTNLIANAVKFTARGRVVISVFSTSEGDAVSTLHFGVTDTGIGIPADKMDRLFKRFSQVDSSTSRDYGGTGLGLAISQSLVELMGGSISVESQPGIGSTFSFAIDLPIDRSTQPVEATSPATALDAFQRSLHILLAEDIAMNQELAVHLLHSMGHTVDVVDNGASAVDAVSHTVYDVVLMDIRMPVMDGIEATKRIRGLPAEQSHVPIIALTANVLPEMEPVFEECGINAWICKPIDLDELRSSLTSATRTVMPHATPGRGDDKIERPLFDSAVFEKLAGMISRTTALRFMTMLKLELEQPFKMDPTQSLSLASRVHRLASTTGMLGFRALSETCRFAEPIVKNEQDPEQCLAELNVLRLAALSTIAQLGAIDPPDEIEVGSTTRIHVRSE
- a CDS encoding inositol monophosphatase family protein codes for the protein MIFTRQDHETLAGILAEAGRREVMPRFRNLAEGEIREKRSATDLVTEADEAAERFISAELARAFPGAVLIGEEAVAADPALVERLGDAELAVVIDPIDGTLNYASDLPLFAVMAAVLVKGEVVAAVIHDPIVEDSAMALRGEGAWLGSAAGKSRDLRVAPAAAPREMTGMMSWQYFPEPLRSKLPGHMPAFGNVSSLRCCGHEYRLAAAGNGHFLLYGRLSPWDHAPGSLIYAEAGGHVRMLDGQPYRPAQPTLGLLCAPDAESWQEIRTILLS
- a CDS encoding endonuclease/exonuclease/phosphatase family protein, with the protein product MRLITWNIQWARGMDNRVDPARVVAHARQMADFDVLCLQEVADNFPELDGNDETDQFARFAELLPGFTAIEGIGVDVDDGRGGRSRFGNLLLTRYPVAQALRHLLPWEAAETRNMPRMLIEAVALTPLGPVRLMTTHLEYSSSRLRAAQVDGIREAHRMALARHARPREAGPHTYRMTPSAASAVLTGDFNMRPDDSVLARLLAPFEGGEPPFVDLWPSVMGEAPHPPTANLFDQIYGEPSCLDYVLATPDLAARARTVICDVETKVSDHQPILVEFD
- a CDS encoding carbohydrate ABC transporter permease, whose product is MSGAPRPQPVATSRPDPYAPKGLALTLESTGAILLALIWVLPLAYAVWAAIHPAEYTTRFVLTAPLTLDNFARAWAAAPFARYFLNTFILVTMILAFQLVLGTLAAYALARQDFWGRDIAFALILAQLMIMPDALIVENYRTLARVNLIDTIPAIALPYIASAFGIFLLRQTFKTVPKELDDAARVEGASPLQVLMKVYVPLAKPTYIAYGLVSVSYHWNNFLWPLLVTNSVESRPLTVGLQVFSSSDQGIDWAVICAATLMTSAPLLVGFLLFQRQFVQSFMRAGIK
- a CDS encoding sugar ABC transporter permease, translating into MSNRATATIHGWLLLLPAMACLALFTHWPAIASFVDSFMSTPRARRPARFVGLDNYQQMLADPIFWKAMANNLWFATGTIPASIALALLMAVWVNDKIAGRTLVRMAYFTPTILPMIAVANIWLFFFTPQYGLLEQIVAAFGGRSTNWLGSQDTALYAVTIVAIWKEAGFFMIFYLAALQAIPPSLGEAAAIEGASRWTFFRRVQFPLLMPTTLFVLINAVINAFRMIDHIFVMTRGGPDNATTLLLFYIYQVGFGFWDTSYAAALTCVLLLLLALVAFVQYGWLERRTHYQ